In Syntrophales bacterium, one genomic interval encodes:
- a CDS encoding arginine decarboxylase, pyruvoyl-dependent — MDSYVPKRMFFTKGVGTHKDELHSFERALRDAGIERCNLVQVSSIVPPNCKITSKSQGLKELVAGGITFCVMSRCCSNETKRLLVASVGCAIPADPRSYGYISEHHSFGQTEKQAGDYAEDMAAAMLASTLGIDFNVDESWDEKKEIFKISGKIVKTRNVTQSTIVKDAGYTTVLAAAVFIF, encoded by the coding sequence ATGGATAGTTATGTTCCCAAGAGGATGTTTTTCACGAAGGGAGTAGGAACGCATAAGGATGAACTCCATTCCTTTGAACGGGCGCTGCGCGACGCGGGGATTGAAAGATGCAACCTCGTGCAGGTTTCCAGCATTGTGCCGCCAAACTGCAAGATTACCTCGAAAAGTCAAGGGCTGAAGGAATTGGTTGCAGGGGGAATCACCTTTTGCGTTATGAGCCGCTGCTGCAGCAACGAAACAAAACGGCTATTGGTGGCCTCCGTCGGGTGCGCAATTCCGGCGGATCCCCGTTCCTACGGGTACATCAGCGAACACCACTCCTTTGGCCAGACAGAAAAACAGGCCGGTGATTATGCGGAAGACATGGCCGCGGCGATGCTTGCCTCCACCCTCGGAATAGATTTCAACGTCGATGAAAGCTGGGATGAAAAGAAGGAGATCTTCAAGATCAGCGGGAAGATCGTAAAAACACGCAATGTCACCCAATCGACCATCGTCAAAGATGCCGGCTATACAACGGTGCTTGCGGCGGCGGTGTTTATTTTTTGA
- a CDS encoding nitroreductase — protein MDVMKAVTTRRSIRKFKADAVPESLIREILEAARWSPSWGNTQPWEIVVVTGEKLEKFKNANQQLQREGALPQPDTTMPATWPEAIKQRYNDIGKRVLTALNIPRGDKEARQRYYSDMATLFGAPAMLLFCLDKEIAREYGMLDIGAILQTTCLLAHDRGLGTCILSATVLYPSMVREIIPLPSSKAIIMGAALGYPAAGTPVNEFERERAPLDSVTLWVK, from the coding sequence ATGGATGTCATGAAAGCAGTAACAACGCGCAGAAGCATCAGGAAATTCAAGGCGGATGCCGTTCCGGAATCGTTAATCAGGGAGATCCTGGAGGCTGCCCGCTGGTCCCCTTCCTGGGGAAACACCCAGCCTTGGGAAATCGTTGTCGTTACCGGGGAGAAGCTGGAAAAATTCAAAAACGCGAATCAACAGTTGCAAAGGGAGGGCGCCCTGCCTCAACCCGATACCACAATGCCGGCAACATGGCCGGAAGCCATCAAACAGCGCTATAACGATATCGGGAAAAGGGTGCTGACTGCGCTGAATATCCCCCGGGGAGACAAAGAAGCCCGGCAGCGCTATTACAGCGACATGGCCACCCTGTTCGGCGCCCCCGCAATGCTGCTGTTTTGTCTGGACAAGGAAATTGCCCGTGAATACGGGATGCTGGACATTGGCGCAATTCTCCAGACAACCTGTCTGCTGGCGCATGACCGCGGCCTCGGCACCTGTATTCTTTCCGCAACGGTTCTTTACCCGTCAATGGTCCGTGAAATTATCCCGCTTCCGTCTTCCAAGGCCATCATCATGGGCGCAGCCCTCGGCTACCCGGCCGCGGGGACGCCAGTCAATGAATTTGAGAGAGAACGAGCGCCCCTGGACTCCGTAACCCTCTGGGTAAAATGA
- a CDS encoding response regulator gives MKVLVVDDEKVVLDSCRKILCSEGFDVVPVSSVDDALALLENESFPLLLIDIKMPRHDGLYLMNLLREHGVLIPMVVMSGYTTDETMDKAKSMGATAFLPKPFTPDELIETVRQAIGGGAPLTAPLPS, from the coding sequence ATGAAGGTTCTGGTTGTTGACGACGAAAAAGTTGTGCTTGACAGCTGCCGGAAGATTCTCTGCTCGGAGGGTTTCGATGTTGTGCCAGTTTCGAGCGTAGATGATGCCCTCGCCCTTCTTGAAAATGAAAGCTTTCCCCTCCTTCTGATTGACATCAAGATGCCCAGACACGACGGACTTTACCTGATGAATCTGCTTCGGGAACATGGGGTACTCATCCCCATGGTGGTAATGAGCGGTTACACTACAGATGAGACGATGGATAAGGCCAAGAGCATGGGCGCTACCGCCTTTCTCCCCAAACCCTTCACCCCTGACGAGCTGATCGAGACGGTGCGGCAAGCGATTGGAGGGGGGGCGCCATTGACAGCTCCCCTCCCCTCATGA